The stretch of DNA GCCGTATGTAAAAATCTTTTTAGTTATACGGCCTAACTTACTTCTTCGATTTTTTTGCCTTTGCCTTTGCTAATTTTTTCTTATGCGGCTTTTTCTTTTTCGCCGGCACTTTAGCTTCTTTATTTTTAGGCTCTAAACCTGCGATTTTGCGGTGTTTAAAGACTTGATCTGTGTATCGTTCAATTTTTTTCAATACTGGCATTTCGTGCGCTTCGATAAAGCTAATAGCAAAACCTTTCGCGCCTGCACGAGCTGTGCGGCCAATTCGGTGTACATAAACGTCTGCAGTTCTAGGCATATCAAAGTTAATAACATGCGTTATATCGTTGATATCTAAACCACGAGCGGCTACGTCTGTAGCAACGAGCACCTTTGCCCGTCCGTTTTTCATTTTATCTATGGCTTTCATGCGCTTATCTTGAGGCATTTCACCTTGCAAATAAGTCGCATAAATCCCTTCACTTTGTAACGTTTGCACTAAAGCTTCTAATCGCTCACGCGTTTTTACAAAGATAATTGATTTTTGAACATCTTCTTGTTGAAGGTAATTCATCAACATCGCCACTTTGTGATCATGACTGTCCGCTAAATGCGTCCACTCAACTATTTTGCCTCGTTCACGTCGAGGGGCATCACAATCAATTCGAGCAGCTTCATTTAAAACTTGTTTTGAAAACTCAATAATACCGCGACCTTCTAATGTCGCACTAAACAACATCGCCTGCTTACGGTTTCGAGATTCTTCTGCAATTCGAGTCATAAAGTTTCTGAAACCCATGTCTAACATGCGATCAGCTTCGTCTAAAACTAAGATTTCGACGTTTTCACAGTGAAAGGTTTCAGCATCCATATATTCCATTAAACGCCCTGGTGTTGAGATCAGGATGTCATTATTTTTCTCAAGAATATCTTTATGGCTACCGTAATTAATACCGCCCGTGATCACGCCAATCTTTAAATCGGTGCTACTGCATAAACCTTCAGCAACTTCATGAATTTGATAAGCCAATTCTCGCGTTGGCGCTAACACCATGACACGGGCAAAACCGGGAGCATTACGTGGGAAGTCTAATAAATATTGTATCGCTGGAATTAAGAATGCAGCTGTTTTACCGGTTCCTGTCGGCGCACTGGCCAATATATCAAGACCTTCTAGCGCTTCGGGAATTGCCGCTTGTTGTACTTTGGTTGGTTTTACGTAGCCTAAAGAGTTAATACCTTTTTCCAAACGGCTGTCTAAATCAAATTCACTAAATGTCATGCAATTTCCGAGTTGTTTACGCTTATGTCTTGGGAACAGACAGAGATTTGCTATTATAGCGGAAATTCTCGCATAACGGATAGCCTAAAATTGACCATGGCAGCAAAACCTAACTTTCGCTTTAAACAATTTAGTATTTGGCACGACAAGTGTGCAATGAAAGTTAGCACCGATGGTATTCTTTTAGGTGCTTGGGCACATATAACCAATGATACAAAGCATGTATTAGATATCGGCACAGGTACTGGATTATTATCGTTAATGGTCGCGCAACGACTGCACAACCTTGCAGATAAAAAAGAGTCTTCTGTTTTATCAATTGAACCAATACAAATTGATGCGATTGAAATTAATGCCGACGCGGCAGCACAAGCACAATTTAATTTTTCAAA from Psychrosphaera aestuarii encodes:
- the srmB gene encoding ATP-dependent RNA helicase SrmB; this encodes MTFSEFDLDSRLEKGINSLGYVKPTKVQQAAIPEALEGLDILASAPTGTGKTAAFLIPAIQYLLDFPRNAPGFARVMVLAPTRELAYQIHEVAEGLCSSTDLKIGVITGGINYGSHKDILEKNNDILISTPGRLMEYMDAETFHCENVEILVLDEADRMLDMGFRNFMTRIAEESRNRKQAMLFSATLEGRGIIEFSKQVLNEAARIDCDAPRRERGKIVEWTHLADSHDHKVAMLMNYLQQEDVQKSIIFVKTRERLEALVQTLQSEGIYATYLQGEMPQDKRMKAIDKMKNGRAKVLVATDVAARGLDINDITHVINFDMPRTADVYVHRIGRTARAGAKGFAISFIEAHEMPVLKKIERYTDQVFKHRKIAGLEPKNKEAKVPAKKKKPHKKKLAKAKAKKSKK